Below is a genomic region from Bacillus mycoides.
CATTAAAAACAGATAGGTGTAAATTGCACTTATAAGCAAAAAATTCCATCTAACTGATTCATGAGGTGATGCACAATCATGCTACATAATGAACCAGAACACCCAGAAAGTTTGGAAAAAAACCAAGCGAAACAACCAAACTCCATGCCAAAAAACTTCTTAGTTCCTTTCTTACTTCTCTGTCTAAAAGACTGGAGTCTTCATGGTTACAAACTTATTCAAATGCTAATGGACATCGGCTTTTCTTCTGTTGACCAAGGTAATGTGTATAGGACACTACGCAAATTAGAAAAAGAAAATCTTATTTCTTCTACTTGGGATACAAGCGAAGGCGGGCCAGCGAAACGAATTTATTCTTTAACAGAATATGGAGAGCAATATTTAACAACATGTGCGACTTCTTTTGAACATTATCAAAATATGTTGCGGACGTTTTTCACGTTATACACCAATGCATTCTTTCCATTTTCTACTTCTCCAGACAAGGATGAAAAGGATTCTTCATCTTCACCTGGTGGTACAGCAGAGTAATCTGCGTTCACAATATGCAAAAAAACATTTGGAGGTCAAACAATGGAAACTAAGCCATACGAATTAGTCGATGCATTTTGGAAAAACTGGTCTCAATCTCTTTCCCTCTTCTCTTCAGCTGGGAAACAATTAGAGCAACTTACTTTAGAAACGTTAAAACAACAACAAGACGCTTTGCATAAATTAACATCAGGAGTAGATGAACTAGAAAAAGAACTACACCAATTCACTGCTCAGTTCAATAACCAATATACAGACTATGTGAAGCAATTAACTGGAAACTCCTTAAATGATCAAATTAACGAGTGGCAAGAAAAGTGGAATGAGCTTTCTAATCAAATGCACCAACTTACTGTTTCGCCTACGAAAACATCTTTGTCTATTCTTACTCAAACTAGCGGCCAATTTGAAGAAACAACAAAACACTTTATCGAACAACAACAGTCGCAACGTGAAGAGGTTCAAAAACAGTTAGAAGTTTTTTTGGGAGAGTTCAAGTCCAAACAACTCGAACTCGCAAAGCAGTTCGAGGAAAACTCAAAAAATCTATTTACTTCCATCAAGTAAGAAAAATGTGGCAACTAACTGCAGCACAAACAAAACTCTTTCTTCCTCCTACTACATCAAGATGGCTTACATTTTTCGATATGGAAAAGAAGGAGGACAAAATGAATCCATTTCAAGAAGCACAAACTGTTCCGGAGCTTCGTTACGATGAGATTCAAGTCGGTGATCAAGCATCACTTACAAAAAAAATTACGGATGAGGACGTTATCAATTTTGCAAAATTGACTGGAGATGTAAATCCTATTCACATTCTAGACTCTTTTGCAAAAACGACAATGTTCAAAGAACGTATTGCCCATGGCATGCTCGTTTCAAGTTTTATTTCTACCATTCTTGGAACGAAACTTCCTGGCAAAAATACGATTTATTTATCACAAAACGTTTCATTCCGTGCTCCTGTCAAAATCGGTGATACAATTCGCGTTGTGGCAGAAGTTATTAAAAAACGGGACGATAAAAAAATTATCACATTGCAAACAAACATATATAATCAATCTGATGATATTGTCGTAGAAGGTACAGCGACAATACTGAAAAAAGAGTAGCAAATTTGCTACTCTTTTTTCTATCCAAGAACTTCTAATCACACCGTTTACTTCCGTGTATGAGTACGTCGTTTACACATAAAATAACATTACCAGATAGCACTTAGCTAAACTGGATTACTCTTTAAGGATGTGTATCAACATGGTGAAAACAAACAAATTACTAGTTCCGGGTGCAGAGCAAGCACTTGAACAATTCAAATATGAAATCGCACAAGAATTCGGTGTAAGCTTAGGATCTAATACAGCATCTCGTTCTAACGGATCAGTTGGCGGTGAAGTAACGAAACGTCTTGTTGCTTTAGCTCAACAACAATTACGCGGATAACTATATAACCTATGGCTTAGAGGCAGATATTCTCTGCCTCTTTCTTTTTTAACATACATAATAGTGCTTCTTCACATACTAGTAAGAGCAAATCGAAAGGAACGATATGTGAAATGAAACGGATTAACATTAGCATGAGTCCTCCCCGTGTTCTTACTGTATCTTTTATTATGCTATCAATTATCGGTACATGCCTATTGAAATTGCCAATTGCTACAACAACGTCTATTTCATGGCTCGATGCTTTATTTACAACGGTTTCTGCTTGTACGGTTACAGGGCTTGGTGTTGTGGACACTGGTAAAGTATTTACCTTATTTGGCCAATGTGTCATTTTAACACTTATACAAGTTGGCGGGCTTGGCATTATGAGCTTTGCTGTTTTAATCGCAATTATGCTCGGCAGAAAAATCGGCCTTCAAAACCGGATTTTATTACAACAAGCATTAAACCAAACAAATGTCGGCGGAATCATTCGTCTTGCAAAAGCATTATTTTTATTTTCTTTTACTGTAGAATGTATCGCTACTTTACTTCTCTCTTTTGAATGGGTACCAAAATACGGGGTTGCCAAAGGTATATATTATAGCTTTTTTCATTCTATCTCAGCCTTTAACAATGCTGGGTTTTCTGTGTGGAGCGATAATTTAATGCCATACTCCCATAGCATTCTCGTCAATCTCGTTATTTCTTCCCTCATTATTTTAGGTGGGATTGGTTTTACGGTTATCGTAGATATAAAAAGAAAGAAAAACTTTAAAAACCTTACTTTGCACTCAAAGCTTATGCTCTCTTCTACTCTAATCGTCAATATTATTGCTACAGCTTTTATCTTTATATTTGAGTTCCATAATTCAATTTCCATGAGAGGTTTTACACCATTTGAAGAAGGTATGGCTGCTTATTTTCAAGCGGTTTCAACACG
It encodes:
- a CDS encoding alpha/beta-type small acid-soluble spore protein → MVKTNKLLVPGAEQALEQFKYEIAQEFGVSLGSNTASRSNGSVGGEVTKRLVALAQQQLRG
- the phaQ gene encoding poly-beta-hydroxybutyrate-responsive repressor, which gives rise to MLHNEPEHPESLEKNQAKQPNSMPKNFLVPFLLLCLKDWSLHGYKLIQMLMDIGFSSVDQGNVYRTLRKLEKENLISSTWDTSEGGPAKRIYSLTEYGEQYLTTCATSFEHYQNMLRTFFTLYTNAFFPFSTSPDKDEKDSSSSPGGTAE
- a CDS encoding MaoC family dehydratase — translated: MNPFQEAQTVPELRYDEIQVGDQASLTKKITDEDVINFAKLTGDVNPIHILDSFAKTTMFKERIAHGMLVSSFISTILGTKLPGKNTIYLSQNVSFRAPVKIGDTIRVVAEVIKKRDDKKIITLQTNIYNQSDDIVVEGTATILKKE
- a CDS encoding TrkH family potassium uptake protein, translating into MKRINISMSPPRVLTVSFIMLSIIGTCLLKLPIATTTSISWLDALFTTVSACTVTGLGVVDTGKVFTLFGQCVILTLIQVGGLGIMSFAVLIAIMLGRKIGLQNRILLQQALNQTNVGGIIRLAKALFLFSFTVECIATLLLSFEWVPKYGVAKGIYYSFFHSISAFNNAGFSVWSDNLMPYSHSILVNLVISSLIILGGIGFTVIVDIKRKKNFKNLTLHSKLMLSSTLIVNIIATAFIFIFEFHNSISMRGFTPFEEGMAAYFQAVSTRTAGFNTVDISALSKPSLLLMMLLMFIGAGSASTGGGIKLTTFLIMFFGVFKFLQEQDDIVVFKKSIKDTLIVKSLTITIISISFIFLSILILSITEKVPLLMSAFEVFSAFGTVGLSMNLTPHLTIIGKTIIIFMMFFGKMGPLTLAFSFARKKQRKIKYPNEDILTG
- the phaP gene encoding polyhydroxyalkanoic acid inclusion protein PhaP, yielding METKPYELVDAFWKNWSQSLSLFSSAGKQLEQLTLETLKQQQDALHKLTSGVDELEKELHQFTAQFNNQYTDYVKQLTGNSLNDQINEWQEKWNELSNQMHQLTVSPTKTSLSILTQTSGQFEETTKHFIEQQQSQREEVQKQLEVFLGEFKSKQLELAKQFEENSKNLFTSIK